The region GGCGCTGGGTGTTGGGAATGGGGTGCAGCCGCCCGTCGATGCGCACGATGGGGGGCAGGCCGGTTTTGATATGGATATCCGAGCCCTTGGCCTTGACGGCGATAGTCAGAATTTCGTCCAGATCCATGCATGCCTCCGCAAAGAAGGTTGTTGAAAAACAGCCATCTCGCCGCCGTCCTCGAAAGCCCCTTCGTGCGGCGTAGCGCTGCTACGCCTCCTCGGGTCTTCCTGCGGGTGCGACGATCTGACTATTTTTGAACAACCTGTGTTTTCAACAGCTTGTCAGAGGTCGTTCGCAAACAACTGCCGTGAGTGCCGCGCCCGGATTTGCGGTAGATTTGACCTGGCCGATTGAGCAAAACCGCAGGCGTAGCAGCTCAACGCCTACGGATTTTGCGATTGAGGCCGGGGCAAAGATGCCGTGAAGACGGGATGCGGCTTTTTATTCGGCGGGGGCCGGTCCCTTGACCAGCGCCATCAGCTTCCCTTCGATCTCGGCCAGGGTCTCGGGATGTTCGGTCAGCCAGGTGCGGGAATTCTCCCGGCCCTGGGCGATCCGCTCCTTGCCGTAGGAGAACCAGGCACCGCTCTTTTCGATGATCCCCTTGTCCACCGCCAAGTCCAGTACGTCGCCGGTTCGGGAGATGCCTTCGCCGTAGAGGATGTCGAACTCGACCTCCTTGAAGGGTGGGGCAACCTTGTTCTTGACCACCTTGACGCGGGTGCGGGAGCCGATCACCTGGTCCCCCTGCTTGAGGGTGGCGATCTTGCGGATATCCATGCGCACCGAGGCGTAGAATTTGAGTGCGTTGCCGCCGGTGGTCGTTTCGGGGTTGCCGAACATGACGCCGATCTTCATGCGGATCTGGTTGATGAAGATCACGCAGCAGTTGGATTTGCTGATGATGCCGGTCAGCTTGCGCAGGGCCTGGGACATGAGGCGCGCCTGGAGCCCTACGTGCGAGTCCCCCATCTCCCCCTCGATCTCGGCCTTGGGGACCAGGGCCGCCACCGAGTCGATCACCAGCACGTCGATGGCGCCGCTGCGCACCAGGGTTTCGGCGATTTCCAACGCCTGCTCGCCGGTGTCGGGCTGGGATACCAGCAGGTCGTCGGTCTTGACCCCCAGCTTGCGGGCATAGCCGATGTCCAGGGCGTGCTCCGCATCCACGAATGCCGCGATGCCGCCGGTCTTCTGGGCTTCCGCCACGATATGCAGCGCCAGGGTGGTCTTGCCCGAGGATTCCGGACCGTAGACCTCCACCACCCGGCCGCGGGGGACCCCGCCGACTCCCAGGGCCATGTCCAGGGATATGGCGCCGGTCGAGATCGCCTCCACGCCCGGCAACACCTCGTCATTGCCCAAACGCATGATGGCGCCCTTGCCGAACTGTTTCTCGATCTGGCTCAGGGCCAGTTCAATCGCCTTGTTTTTTTCCTGCATGGTTGCATGTCTCCTGAAAGTGGGATGAACGTGGATGAATGGGGGTTGCTACGGTATCATATCCGGCGCTTTTCCCGCAAGGATTTATCCTTGAAACGGCAGTCAAGCCACGGGACCGCAAAGGCGTCGGGAACAGGGCGAATTCATTGCCAAAACCATTCGTCGAAAGGGTGGATCACCCATGCCCCCGGATGGATGCGCCGTGCGCTTTCGTCACCTGTAGGTGCCCGGGGCCGCCGTGGCACATACTTTCCCCCGGTTCACGGGGGAAACGGGCTGCCGTCCGCCAGATAGCGCCGCAGCCAGTCCAGGGCCGTCCAGGCGGTCAGGGTGCGCACGTCATCCCGGTCGCCCCCGAACCTGAATCCCCTGGTCCAGCAGCCGTCCGGCGCCGCCAGGGCGATGAAGACCGTGCCCACCGGCTTGTCCGCCGTGCCGCCGTCCGGCCCGGCGATACCGGTCACGGCCAGCCCCACATCGCTCCCCGCCGCAGCGCGCGCCCCCGTGGCCATGGCGGCGGCGCACTCGGGGCTGACCGCCCCCCGGGTATCCAGGATCTCCCGAGGCACCCCCAAGAGGCGTTCTTTGGCACCATTGCTGTAGGTCACCGCCCCTTCCAGGAAAAAGGCGGAACTGCCCGGCACATCGGTGAGCCGCTTGGCGATCAGGCCGCCGGTACACGATTCGGCCAGGGCCAGGGTCAGGCCGCGCCGGCCGAAGAGCCCGGCCACGGCCTGCTCCATGGTTTCATGCCCTTTGGAAAAAACCGCGCTGCCCAGCCGCTCCCGTACCAGTGCCACCGCATCCTGGAGACAGGTTCGAGCCGCGGTCTCCGTATCCCCGTCGGCCCGCAGGGTCACGCGTATCCAGGGGAAGGTGACGCAGATGCTCATCCGCAGTGCATGGTTGCCGGCGAAGGCCCCCTTGAGCAGCCCGTCCACCTCCGGTTCGGAAAGGCCGTAGACGTTCAGGAACGAAGAGAGGATAACCTGCCGGTGCATCACCCGTTCGCAGAGAAAGGGCAGCACCGTCTCGCTCAGCATCCGCTCCATCTCGGAGGGGACGCCGGGCAGGAAAAAGAAAAAACACCCCCCGTGGATGAAATGGAAACCGCAGGCGGTCCCGGTCGGGTTGGGGATGATCGTCGATTTGGTGGGGATCATGGCCTGCCGGTCGGAGGCGTGCCCTCCCCCCAGCTTGGCGGTGAAACTGCGGATATGCTCCTTCAACTCCTCGTTGACCACCAGGCGCCGGCCGGTGGCATGGGCCGCGGCCAGGGCCGTCACGTCGTCCACCGTGGGCCCCAGGCCGCCGGTGACGATGACGGCGTCGCTCTTCAGGGCGAGTTCATCCAGGGCCTCGCCGATATCCGGCTCCGAATCCCCCACGGCCATGTGGCGCAGCACGCGAAGGCCGCATTCCAGCAGCTGCCCGGCAATGTGCCCGGCGTTGGTATCGGTCACCTCGCCGCAGATCAGCTCGCTGCCGATGCTCAGGGTGGAGATCCTCACGACGCCTCCCCTCCGACATGTCGCCACGCCACCACCTGCTCCATGACCTCACGGCAGGGGATGCCCCGTTCCCGGGCGATGCGGCGGCAGTCCTCGTATTCCGGGGCCGCCCGCAACAACTGCCCGCCATCGAAGACCAGCTTGAAACGCACGGGGCCGAAGGGGGTCTGGCACTCCTCCAGCCGCCGCTCCAGAATGATGCGGCCGACGGCGTAGTGGCGCAGGCCGATGGCCGAGGTCTCGGTCAGCACCAGGCGCGCCAGCTTCTCCAGCCCCTCCGGCCGGCAGAGGAAGGAGAGCTGCGTTGCCGGGCGGTTCTTTTTCATCTGCACCGGCGTGAAGAACACATCCAGCGCCCCCTCGGCCAAAAGCCGCTCCATCACGTATCCCAGGACCTCAGGGGTGGAGTCGTCGATATTGGTCTCGGCCACCACCACCGGGTCGCCGCCCCCCTGTTCCTTGTCAGCCGTGCCGAGAAAGGCCCGCAGGATGTTGGGGCAATCGGCGAAATCCTTGCCGCCGGCGCCGCTGCCGATCCGTTCCAGGCGCATGGCCGGCATCTGCCCCGTCCCTGCGGCCAGGGCGGCGACAACCGCCGCGCCGGTGGGGGTGACCCGCTCACCGGCGCCGCAGTCGCCATGCACGGCCAGGCCCTGCAGCAGGTGGGCCGTGGCCGGGGCCGGCACCGGCAGGCGGCCGTGGGCGGTCTCCACAAAGCCGCCCCCCAGGGGCAATGCCGCGGCATGAACCTCCGCAACGCCCAGGTAATCGAGGCAGATGGCGGTGCCGACGATATCGACGATGGAATCCACCGCCCCAACCTCATGGAAGTGGACCTCTTCGATAGCTACGCCGTGCACCGTGGCCTCGGCCTCGGCCAGGCGGCGGAAGATGCGCCGCGCCCGTTCCCTGACCGCATCGGCAAGGGGGCTTTCGGCAATCATGGCGTCGATGCCGCCGTAGTGGCGGTGGCTGTGGTGGTCGTGCACGGCCACGTCGAACTTCAGCGCCGGGATGTGGCGCCGTTCGGTGCGGCGGGCTGAGAGGGCGTAGGAACCGGGGGGGAGCGGGAGCTTGGCCAGCTCGGTCTGCAGGTGTGCCAACGGCACCCCCAGGTCCAGGAGCGCCCCCACGGTCATGTCGCCGGAGATGCCGGCGTGGCAGTCGAAGTAGACGATGGTCATGTTATACCCGATTGATCAGGCTCGCGGCGCAGGCCGCGCCGAAACCGTTGTCGATGTTCACCACCGTGACCCCCGCGGCGCAGGAGTTGAGCATCCCCAGAAGCGCCGCGATGCCGCCGAAGGCGGCGCCGTAGCCGATGGAGGTCGGCACCGCGATGACCGGCTTGTCCACCAGCCCGCCCACCACCGAGGGGAGCGCCCCCTCCATGCCGGCGACCACGATGATCACCGAAGCGGCGGCAAGCTCTTCGCGCCGGGCCAGCAGGCGGTGGATGCCGGCCACGCCCACGTCGTAGACGTGCTCGGCCTCGTTGCCCAGAAAACGGGCCGTGACCAGCGCCTCGGCCGCCACCGGCAGGTCGGAGGTCCCGGCCGAGATCACCAGGATCGTGCCCCTCCCCCTGATCTCCGCCGGCCGCTGTTCCAGGGTCAGGCACCGGGCATTGGCGTGGTACAGGGCGCCGAAAAAGGTCCGCTGGATCCGCTGTGCCTTGTCCGCATCGATCCGCGTCACCAGGACGTTGCTGCCGTTTTCCGCCATGGCGCCCATGATGTCGATGATCTGCTCGTCTTTCTTCCCTTCGCCGAAAATGACCTCGGGCATGCCCTGGCGCAACTCCCGATGGTGATCCACCTGGGCGCACCCCACGTCCTGGAACGGCAGGTGCCGCAGGCGCTCAAGGGCCTCCTCCACCGGGACGGCCCCCTCCTTGACGGAGTCCAGCAATAGTTTCAGTTGATCGGGTGTCATGGTTGCGTTACCTCTCGAATCTATGGTTATACACCACGCCCCCAACGCTTTCCACCTGAAATTTCCGCAAATTGCGACAAGAGACCTCCGGGGTTCCCCGGGGAAAAGGCTGCGGATAAAACTGTTGATGCAGGTCCGGCTATTGGTTTACTGTTATACCCGGTCCGGGAAACCCGGCGGCCCAGGCCGGCGGGAATAGGGCGGACCGGCGAGTCGCCATGATCATCGACCCCTTGTCACTCAAGCTGTTCGTCGCCATCGTGGAAGAGGGCACCATCGCGGGGGCGGCGCAGCGGGAGCACATCGCCGCCTCGGCCGTCAGCAAGCGCATCAGCGAACTGGAGGAAGGCTTCGGGACCCCGCTGCTCCGCCGGACGAACAAGGGGGTCGCCCCGACCGATGCCGGGATCACCCTGCTGCAGCTTGCCCGGGAGGTGCTCCACGATCTGAACAACCTCTACATGCAGATCAGCGAATATTCCAGCGGTGTGCGCGGCCACGTCAGGCTGTGCGCCAACATCTCGGCCATCAACCAGTTCCTGCCGGCGGAGATCCGGTCGTTCACGGACCTGCACCCCCGGATACACGTGCACCTGGAGGGTGCGATCAGCGAGACCATCATGAAGTCCGTCGCCGAGGGGGGGCGGACGTGGGCATCATCACCATGGGGACCCACCGCCAGGACCTGGAGTTCCTGCCGTACCACTCGGACCAGCTCATCGTCATCACCCCCAAGGATCACCCCCTGGCCCGAAAGCGGGCCGTCTCCTTCCGGGAGACCCTGGAGTTCGATTTCGTCGGTCTGACCGTGGGGAGCGCCCTCCACAACCAGGTCCTGCGGGCCGCACAGGAACTGGACCGGACCCCCAAGCTGCGCATCCAGGTGAACAGCTTCGATGCCCTCTGCCTCATGGTGGAGGCCGGCCTGGGTATCGGGATCGTGCCCAAGGGCGCCGCCAAGCCCTATTTCAAAGGGCTGCGCATCCGTCCCGTGCCCCTCGATGAACCCTGGGCCCACCGAGAGCTGAAGCTCTGCGTCCGCTCCTATGGTGCCCTGCACGCCGCCGCCCGGCTCCTGGTGGATCACCTCAGGCAACCGGCGGCATAGGCTTTTGCCATCGCCGTTCGCGATGGCAACGTCACCAGATACTGCTTTTATTGGCGAAAAGAATAAGGTATACAGGAAACCATTACAGATTTGAGCGAGGTATGAACCCATGGGTAAAACCACAGCGGAAAAGATCTTTGAGGCGCACCTGGTCGAGGAACCGTTCCCCGGCACCAAGGTGCTGAAACTGGACGTGGTGCTGTGCCACGAAATCACCACCCCCATCGCCATCGACGACCTGGTGCGGCGCGGCAAGGACCGGGTCTTCGATCCGTCCAGGATCAAGGCCGTCATCGATCACGTCACCCCCAGCAAGGACAGCAAGACCGCGACCCAGGCCAAGATCCTGCGCGACTGGTCCCGTCGCCACGGCATCAAGGACTTCTTCGATATCGGCGCCAACGGCGTCTGCCACGCCCTGTTCCCGGAAAAAGGCTTCATCCGCCCCGGCAACACGGTCATCATGGGCGACTCCCACACCTGTACCCACGGCGCGTTCGGCGCCTTTGCCGCCGGCATCGGCACCACCGACCTGGAGGTGGGCATCCTGAAAGGGGTCTGCGCCTTCCGTCAGCCCAAAACCATCAAGTTCAACGTCACCGGCGCCCTGCCCAAGGGGGTCTACGCCAAGGACGTCATCCTGCACATCATCGGCCAGATCGGCGTCAACGGCGCCACGGACCGGGTGATGGAGTTCCACGGCGACACGATCAGCGCCATGTCCATGGAATCCCGCATGACCCTGTGCAACATGGCCATCGAGGCGGGGGGCACCTCCGGCATCTGCCAGCCCGACGCCACCACCGTGGAGTTCCTCTGGCCCTTCATCCAGAGGGAATTCGCCTCCAAGGAGGCTGCGCTGGCCGACTACTCCCGGTGGGCCGCCGACCCCGACGCCGAGTACGACCAGGTGATCGCAATCGACGTCACCACGCTCCAGCCCATATCCACCTTCGGCTACAAACCGGACCAGGTCAAGTTCGTGGCCGACCTGCCGGACACGCCGCTCGACCAGGTCTACCTCGGCTCCTGCACCAACGGCCGCCTGGAGGACCTGCGCATCGCGGCGAACGTGCTGAAGGGGAAACGGATCGCCCCCACGGTGCGCGGCATCCTCTCGCCAGCCACGCCGAAGATCTACCAGGATGCCCTGCACGAAGGGCTGATCGACACCTTCATGGCGGCCGGGTTCTGCATCACCAACCCCACCTGCGGCGCCTGCCTGGGGATGAGCAACGGCGTCCTGGCCGAAGGCGAGGTCTGCGCCTCCACCACCAACCGCAATTTCATGGGGCGCATGGGCAAGGGGGGCATGGTGCACCTCATGTCGCCGGCCACCGCGGCGGCCTCGGCCATCGAAGGAAAGATCGCCGACCCACGGAAGTATCTGTAAACATAAAACCGTACAAGCGAACACCTGCCACAGAGACACAGAGCACGGAGGAGACCTGACATCAAATACCAGACGTGCACTTCCAGCCGTTCCAGTATGTTAGAGCCATATCAGTTTTGGTTTTGACGTCCTCTGTGTCTCCGTGTCTCTGTGGCGGATTTAAAATTTTAGAGAATTTATCTTTCAAGGAGTTGACCATATGAAAACATTCGGAGGCCCGGCCCTCTTCCTCGACCGTTCCGACATCAACACCGACGAGATCATCCCGGCCAAGTACCTGACCGAGATCACCAAGGAAGACCTGAAACCCTACATCCTGGAAGACCTGAAGCTGCCCGGCTTCGACCCCAAGGGGCCGAAAACGAAAAACGCCCGGGTGGTCGTCTCCCGCGCCAATTTCGGCTGCGGTTCGTCCCGGGAGCATGCCCCCTGGGTGTTCGAGGTCAACGGCATCACCGCCGTGATCGCCGAGTCCTTTGCCCGCATCTTCCGCCAGAACATGTTCAACTGCGGCATGGCCGCCATCGAGCTGCCCAAGGCGGATCTGGACCTGATCTTCTCCCACGCCGGCGATGACGATGCCGCCATCAGCATCGACATCGAGGCCCAGAGCCTGACCATGAGCGGCGGCGGCAAACAGAAAACCTTCGCCTTCGACCTCTCCCCCTTTGACAAGGCCCTGGTGCTGGCCGGCGGCTGGGTCGATTACGCCGACAAGAACTACTGATCCAGCGCCATCATCCCCCCATCAACGAAAAAGCCCCGCCAAAAGCGGGGCTACAAGCTGCTGAAAAACTCAGGTTGTTCAAAAATAGTCAGATCGTCGCGCCCGCAGAAGGCCCTGCGGAGGCGTAGCTGCGCTACGCCGCACAAAAGGGACTTCGAGGACGCGGCGAGATGGCTGTTTTTCAACAACCTCCCGGACTCAGAACTGCTTGCTCACCCCCAGGTGAAAGGCCACATCCGGCGCGGTGGCGACCGCCACGTCCTCGGAAACGCCGATGTCGAGCCGGTAATCGCCCGGGAGCCTGATCGCCCCGCCGGAGACCAGCATGAAGGATGGCTTGGAGAGCTCATCCAGGTCGCTCCCCCGGTAGAAGGCTGTATGGGCGTTGAGCTGGAACTTGAAGGAGACCCGCGACCAGGGTCCCCACCCCAGGCCGACGGTGCCGAAGCCGACCAGGTGCTGCTGCTGGTCGCGCAGCACATCTCCGTCGCTCATGGCCATCCCCCCCACGGAGCCGAAGACCCCCAGCGCCCCCCATTCGGTGAAGTTGTTCATGCTGCCGCACAGGGCCAGGCTGGCATCGGTGCTGCCGCTGCCCCGCAGGGAATTGCTGTCGCCGCTGGGCAGCTTGAGGGCTGCCCGCAACGCCAGGCTGTCGTGGGATTCCCCGTCCCGCGCCTCGTAGAGCTGCATGCCCGCTGTCAGGCTGATATCGCCGAGGCCGGAGCCGGCGTGGTCCATCTTGAGTTTCTGGACGCCGTCCTTGGTATAGCTGAAGAGCAGCCGCCCTTTCGGGGCACTGTCGCGCCCCCCCTGGGGCAGGCCGAAAAACTTGTGCCATTCGACGATGAAACTGTCCAGAAAGCCGCCGCCGTAGAGCACATAGGGGATCTCCACCCCCGCGTCGAAGCGTCCGCCGAAACCGCGGCGGGCCGCCAGGGTCCAGCGGTAGGATTCGCCGTCCAGGTGGATCTGCTCGCGGGAGGTGGCGCTGACGGTGTAGTCGCTGGCAACATCCTGCACCAGGCTGACCACGGTCTGCCCGGAGGGGACGACCGTGGCCTCCGACTGCGCGGGAAGCCCGAAGATCTGTACGAGCGGACTCTGATTGACGGTGCGGAAGGGGGTGATCTCCATGTCTTCGGCCGCAGCC is a window of Geobacter sp. FeAm09 DNA encoding:
- the recA gene encoding recombinase RecA, whose product is MQEKNKAIELALSQIEKQFGKGAIMRLGNDEVLPGVEAISTGAISLDMALGVGGVPRGRVVEVYGPESSGKTTLALHIVAEAQKTGGIAAFVDAEHALDIGYARKLGVKTDDLLVSQPDTGEQALEIAETLVRSGAIDVLVIDSVAALVPKAEIEGEMGDSHVGLQARLMSQALRKLTGIISKSNCCVIFINQIRMKIGVMFGNPETTTGGNALKFYASVRMDIRKIATLKQGDQVIGSRTRVKVVKNKVAPPFKEVEFDILYGEGISRTGDVLDLAVDKGIIEKSGAWFSYGKERIAQGRENSRTWLTEHPETLAEIEGKLMALVKGPAPAE
- a CDS encoding competence/damage-inducible protein A; this encodes MRISTLSIGSELICGEVTDTNAGHIAGQLLECGLRVLRHMAVGDSEPDIGEALDELALKSDAVIVTGGLGPTVDDVTALAAAHATGRRLVVNEELKEHIRSFTAKLGGGHASDRQAMIPTKSTIIPNPTGTACGFHFIHGGCFFFFLPGVPSEMERMLSETVLPFLCERVMHRQVILSSFLNVYGLSEPEVDGLLKGAFAGNHALRMSICVTFPWIRVTLRADGDTETAARTCLQDAVALVRERLGSAVFSKGHETMEQAVAGLFGRRGLTLALAESCTGGLIAKRLTDVPGSSAFFLEGAVTYSNGAKERLLGVPREILDTRGAVSPECAAAMATGARAAAGSDVGLAVTGIAGPDGGTADKPVGTVFIALAAPDGCWTRGFRFGGDRDDVRTLTAWTALDWLRRYLADGSPFPP
- the larC gene encoding nickel pincer cofactor biosynthesis protein LarC; this encodes MTIVYFDCHAGISGDMTVGALLDLGVPLAHLQTELAKLPLPPGSYALSARRTERRHIPALKFDVAVHDHHSHRHYGGIDAMIAESPLADAVRERARRIFRRLAEAEATVHGVAIEEVHFHEVGAVDSIVDIVGTAICLDYLGVAEVHAAALPLGGGFVETAHGRLPVPAPATAHLLQGLAVHGDCGAGERVTPTGAAVVAALAAGTGQMPAMRLERIGSGAGGKDFADCPNILRAFLGTADKEQGGGDPVVVAETNIDDSTPEVLGYVMERLLAEGALDVFFTPVQMKKNRPATQLSFLCRPEGLEKLARLVLTETSAIGLRHYAVGRIILERRLEECQTPFGPVRFKLVFDGGQLLRAAPEYEDCRRIARERGIPCREVMEQVVAWRHVGGEAS
- the larB gene encoding nickel pincer cofactor biosynthesis protein LarB yields the protein MTPDQLKLLLDSVKEGAVPVEEALERLRHLPFQDVGCAQVDHHRELRQGMPEVIFGEGKKDEQIIDIMGAMAENGSNVLVTRIDADKAQRIQRTFFGALYHANARCLTLEQRPAEIRGRGTILVISAGTSDLPVAAEALVTARFLGNEAEHVYDVGVAGIHRLLARREELAAASVIIVVAGMEGALPSVVGGLVDKPVIAVPTSIGYGAAFGGIAALLGMLNSCAAGVTVVNIDNGFGAACAASLINRV
- a CDS encoding 3-isopropylmalate dehydratase large subunit encodes the protein MGKTTAEKIFEAHLVEEPFPGTKVLKLDVVLCHEITTPIAIDDLVRRGKDRVFDPSRIKAVIDHVTPSKDSKTATQAKILRDWSRRHGIKDFFDIGANGVCHALFPEKGFIRPGNTVIMGDSHTCTHGAFGAFAAGIGTTDLEVGILKGVCAFRQPKTIKFNVTGALPKGVYAKDVILHIIGQIGVNGATDRVMEFHGDTISAMSMESRMTLCNMAIEAGGTSGICQPDATTVEFLWPFIQREFASKEAALADYSRWAADPDAEYDQVIAIDVTTLQPISTFGYKPDQVKFVADLPDTPLDQVYLGSCTNGRLEDLRIAANVLKGKRIAPTVRGILSPATPKIYQDALHEGLIDTFMAAGFCITNPTCGACLGMSNGVLAEGEVCASTTNRNFMGRMGKGGMVHLMSPATAAASAIEGKIADPRKYL
- a CDS encoding 3-isopropylmalate dehydratase small subunit 2 — encoded protein: MKTFGGPALFLDRSDINTDEIIPAKYLTEITKEDLKPYILEDLKLPGFDPKGPKTKNARVVVSRANFGCGSSREHAPWVFEVNGITAVIAESFARIFRQNMFNCGMAAIELPKADLDLIFSHAGDDDAAISIDIEAQSLTMSGGGKQKTFAFDLSPFDKALVLAGGWVDYADKNY
- a CDS encoding DUF3187 family protein produces the protein MNDRILAASLLLLLAVAGPAAAEDMEITPFRTVNQSPLVQIFGLPAQSEATVVPSGQTVVSLVQDVASDYTVSATSREQIHLDGESYRWTLAARRGFGGRFDAGVEIPYVLYGGGFLDSFIVEWHKFFGLPQGGRDSAPKGRLLFSYTKDGVQKLKMDHAGSGLGDISLTAGMQLYEARDGESHDSLALRAALKLPSGDSNSLRGSGSTDASLALCGSMNNFTEWGALGVFGSVGGMAMSDGDVLRDQQQHLVGFGTVGLGWGPWSRVSFKFQLNAHTAFYRGSDLDELSKPSFMLVSGGAIRLPGDYRLDIGVSEDVAVATAPDVAFHLGVSKQF